One window of Quercus robur chromosome 5, dhQueRobu3.1, whole genome shotgun sequence genomic DNA carries:
- the LOC126727919 gene encoding uncharacterized protein LOC126727919, giving the protein MRWFNGLRANSIDSFKKLTQAFGARFITCNRVPRPLGSLLSMSMQEGETLKTYSDRYWEMFNEIEGEHDDVAISTFKAGLLAEHDLRKSLTSKPVTSVHQLMDRIDKYRRVEEDQLQGKGKATIIPQEMRDFRSNKYNNNQPRKDFVRQSGSANTQAVNAVFRESVQQVLEKINNEPFFK; this is encoded by the coding sequence atgagatggtttaacGGTTTAAGGGCTAATTCTATCGATTCCTTCAAGAAACTTACCCAGGCTTTTGGCGCTCGCTTTATTACCTGCAacagggttcctcggcctttggggTCTTTGTTGTCTATGTCCATGCAAGAAGGCGAGACTCTTAAAACTTATTCAGACAgatactgggaaatgtttaatgagATAGAGGGAGAGCATGATGATGTGGCTATAAGTACTTTCAAGGCCGGTCTTCTAGCcgagcatgatttgaggaaatctTTAACTAGTAAACCTGTCACTAGTGTACATCAATTGATGGATCGAATTGACAAGTAcagaagagtagaagaagaccaacttcagggaaaaggaaaggctACGATAATCCCTCaagagatgagggatttcaggtcgaaCAAGTACAACAATAACCAGCCTCGGAAAGACTTTGTTAGGCAGTCAGGTTCTGCCAACACCCAGGCGGTTAATGCTGTGTTTCGGGAATCGGTGCAACAGGTATTGGAGAAGATCAATAAtgaaccattttttaaatag